From one Pseudoalteromonas ulvae UL12 genomic stretch:
- a CDS encoding symmetrical bis(5'-nucleosyl)-tetraphosphatase — translation MADYIIGDLQGCFNEFKATLAKIQFNHKQDTLYLVGDIVARGPDSLACLRYIQAHQDCMHTVLGNHDLHLIATYLLNKQPNPKDHLEELFSAPDLAQLIRFLQSQPLAIYLERYHTLICHAGLSPEWSLQQALDANDDAQAKYQGEDAAFYLSRMYDNQSIHWHENLNELDKFKYTVNTFTRMRYLDQELNFDFASKGSPQQTPKLTPWFNVNNQQLNNKLTIVFGHWASLNGKTQSEQFQAIDTGCVWGGKLTILKLNDMQRVSIAAI, via the coding sequence ATGGCTGATTATATTATTGGCGATTTACAAGGTTGCTTTAACGAGTTTAAAGCAACCTTGGCAAAAATTCAGTTTAACCATAAACAAGACACGCTTTATCTAGTTGGTGACATTGTCGCTCGAGGACCTGATTCCTTAGCTTGTTTACGTTACATTCAAGCCCATCAGGATTGCATGCATACGGTACTAGGTAATCACGACCTTCATCTAATTGCCACCTACCTTTTAAATAAACAACCTAACCCAAAAGATCACCTTGAAGAATTGTTTTCAGCCCCTGATTTAGCTCAATTGATTCGTTTTTTACAATCCCAACCTTTAGCAATCTATTTAGAGCGTTACCATACCCTGATCTGTCATGCTGGCCTATCACCCGAATGGTCTCTCCAACAAGCTCTTGATGCCAATGATGACGCACAAGCCAAATACCAAGGCGAAGATGCCGCTTTTTATTTAAGCAGAATGTATGATAATCAAAGCATACATTGGCATGAAAACTTAAACGAACTGGATAAATTTAAATATACAGTTAATACTTTTACTCGCATGCGCTACTTGGATCAGGAGCTCAACTTTGATTTTGCAAGCAAAGGAAGCCCGCAACAAACACCAAAATTAACTCCTTGGTTCAATGTGAACAATCAGCAGCTAAATAATAAATTAACCATTGTTTTTGGTCATTGGGCATCATTAAATGGAAAAACTCAAAGTGAGCAATTTCAAGCCATTGATACTGGGTGTGTTTGGGGTGGAAAGCTAACAATATTGAAACTAAACGACATGCAACGAGTATCGATCGCAGCTATTTAA
- the apaG gene encoding Co2+/Mg2+ efflux protein ApaG, which yields MTTSSNLGSPIKVSVETFFIEGQSEPDKSKFVFAYTITIKNHSLCSAKLLNRYWLITDADGKETEVEGEGVVGEQPTIAPGESYSYTSGSVLDTPLGTMQGHYTFRNEFGTEFEAPISVFRLSIPNLVH from the coding sequence ATGACAACAAGCAGTAATTTAGGCTCACCCATCAAAGTGAGTGTTGAAACCTTCTTTATTGAAGGACAGTCTGAGCCGGATAAAAGTAAGTTTGTGTTTGCTTACACTATCACGATTAAAAACCATAGCTTATGTAGCGCTAAGTTACTTAATCGTTACTGGTTAATAACCGATGCTGACGGCAAAGAAACGGAAGTTGAAGGTGAAGGCGTTGTAGGTGAGCAACCAACAATCGCACCTGGCGAAAGTTATAGTTACACCAGCGGCTCAGTGCTTGACACCCCTTTAGGTACGATGCAAGGCCATTACACCTTCAGAAATGAGTTTGGAACTGAATTTGAAGCACCTATTTCAGTTTTTAGATTAAGTATTCCGAACTTAGTCCACTAA
- the rsmA gene encoding 16S rRNA (adenine(1518)-N(6)/adenine(1519)-N(6))-dimethyltransferase RsmA: protein MTDKVHLGHRARKRFGQNFLDDAMIIDKIVTAIDPKPEDCLVEIGPGLGAITEPVTDLSGHLTVVELDKDLAERLIHHPFLGPKLTVYQGDAMKFDFASLVPEDKKIKVFGNLPYNISTPLLFHLFEFSNHIEHMHFMLQKEVVKRMVASPNCKAFGRLSVMTQYYCHAIPVIEVPPECFKPAPKVDSAVIRLIPKKPEQLRAKSTKLLNTVCLEAFNQRRKTIRNSLSNLLTADEMATIGLDIKLRAENLSLEQYIDIANWLYDNKQ from the coding sequence ATGACAGATAAAGTACATTTAGGCCACAGAGCCAGAAAACGTTTTGGCCAAAACTTTTTAGACGATGCCATGATAATCGATAAAATTGTCACGGCTATCGACCCTAAGCCTGAAGACTGCTTAGTTGAAATCGGTCCAGGACTAGGTGCAATTACAGAGCCTGTAACTGACTTATCTGGCCATTTAACCGTAGTTGAACTTGATAAAGATCTGGCAGAACGACTCATCCATCATCCTTTTTTGGGTCCGAAATTAACGGTCTACCAAGGCGATGCGATGAAATTTGATTTTGCAAGCTTGGTTCCTGAAGATAAGAAAATCAAAGTCTTTGGTAACTTGCCTTACAATATTTCGACACCACTGCTTTTTCATTTGTTCGAGTTTTCAAATCACATCGAGCATATGCATTTTATGCTGCAAAAAGAAGTGGTTAAACGCATGGTCGCAAGCCCTAACTGTAAGGCTTTTGGTCGCTTAAGTGTCATGACACAGTATTATTGCCATGCAATCCCTGTGATTGAAGTCCCGCCTGAGTGCTTTAAACCGGCTCCAAAAGTGGATTCAGCAGTCATACGCCTTATCCCTAAAAAGCCAGAGCAGTTACGTGCCAAAAGCACCAAATTACTCAATACAGTCTGTTTAGAAGCCTTTAATCAACGCAGAAAAACAATTAGAAATAGTTTATCTAATTTATTAACTGCTGATGAAATGGCCACAATAGGCTTAGACATTAAGCTTAGAGCTGAAAACCTTTCTCTTGAACAATATATAGATATCGCAAATTGGTTATATGACAACAAGCAGTAA
- the pdxA gene encoding 4-hydroxythreonine-4-phosphate dehydrogenase PdxA, with translation MALRIAITPGEPAGIGPDLLIKLAQRQWDAQLIAIADANLLTERAKLLNLPLTLIEFDASQPPTIQAAGQLFIQQVDMAAPASPGVLDEANGAYVLETLRVACENNIAGNFDAIVTGPVHKGIINQAGISFSGHTEYFAQQSNTPDVVMMLATEGLRVALVTTHIPLAYVSKAITPDRLRKVTEILNNDLREKFAIANPRILVCGLNPHAGENGHLGTEELTTIIPTMEQLNSEGMNLIGPLPADTLFQDKYLNNADAVLAMYHDQGLPVLKYKGFGNSVNITLGLPFIRTSVDHGTALDLAGSGTAEVGSFELALKEAIHLATKKAQS, from the coding sequence ATGGCACTTAGAATCGCAATTACACCAGGTGAGCCTGCCGGTATTGGTCCGGATTTGCTGATTAAATTAGCACAACGTCAATGGGATGCTCAGTTAATCGCGATTGCCGACGCTAATTTACTCACTGAACGTGCAAAGTTACTTAACTTACCGCTAACACTGATTGAATTTGATGCCAGCCAGCCCCCAACAATCCAAGCGGCAGGCCAACTATTTATCCAACAAGTGGATATGGCTGCCCCCGCTTCGCCAGGGGTTCTTGATGAAGCAAATGGGGCTTATGTTCTAGAGACGCTGAGAGTTGCCTGTGAAAACAATATCGCAGGTAATTTTGATGCTATCGTTACAGGCCCCGTGCATAAAGGGATCATCAATCAAGCCGGTATTTCATTTAGCGGCCACACAGAATATTTCGCCCAACAATCGAATACACCCGATGTTGTGATGATGCTGGCGACTGAAGGGCTGCGCGTCGCTTTAGTGACAACGCATATTCCTCTGGCTTATGTATCCAAAGCAATTACTCCAGATAGACTTCGCAAAGTCACTGAAATTCTGAACAACGACCTTCGTGAAAAATTTGCAATCGCCAATCCGCGTATTTTGGTATGTGGCCTCAACCCACACGCAGGAGAAAACGGTCATTTGGGCACCGAAGAGCTCACTACCATTATCCCTACCATGGAGCAGCTCAATAGCGAAGGCATGAATTTAATTGGTCCTTTGCCCGCTGATACGCTTTTTCAGGATAAATACCTAAATAATGCCGATGCCGTGCTTGCGATGTATCACGATCAAGGCTTACCTGTGTTAAAATATAAAGGTTTTGGTAATTCAGTGAATATCACATTGGGTTTACCGTTTATTCGAACTTCAGTTGACCATGGAACTGCGCTTGATTTAGCCGGCTCAGGTACCGCTGAAGTAGGCAGCTTTGAGCTAGCTCTCAAAGAAGCAATCCATTTAGCGACAAAAAAAGCGCAGAGTTAA
- the surA gene encoding peptidylprolyl isomerase SurA, with product MKLKTLLLTAMFSLSMSNLSVAKEVQIDKVAAIVNDGVVLQSEIDTIINRVKSRAKDDSQSLPSDDALRLQAMERLINQELLMQMAGRMGLQISDAQLDQTLMQMAKEQGGTLADLRKTIESSGDNYQAYREEMRTEMTTQQVLRSNVERRIYISLQEIENLLTILDQQGQTNEEYDIGHILIDLPVEGSTQDIEDAKIRAEKVIKLLNEGSEFKRIAIASSGGQKALEGGQLGWMGINEMPTLFAEAVKGKKAGEIIGPLRSGAGFHIIKIQEIRGRQVVETVEVRSRHILIKPSIIVSEEKAKSMLEGFVKDLNAGTADFAALAKEHSEDPGSALKGGEYDWTDPTTYVPAFRDALLSLEKDELSQPFRTNYGWHIVQLLGKRIADKTEIAKRNRAQQMLFNRKFKEESFAWQQEIREQAHIEILADE from the coding sequence ATGAAGTTAAAAACATTACTACTAACCGCCATGTTTAGCCTGAGCATGAGCAATTTAAGTGTCGCAAAAGAAGTGCAAATAGATAAAGTCGCGGCAATCGTCAACGATGGCGTGGTACTACAAAGTGAAATCGATACCATCATTAATCGTGTAAAAAGCCGAGCCAAAGATGATTCGCAATCACTCCCATCTGATGACGCATTACGACTACAAGCAATGGAAAGGTTAATCAATCAAGAATTGTTAATGCAAATGGCTGGTCGTATGGGGTTACAGATTTCCGATGCTCAACTTGATCAAACTCTGATGCAAATGGCAAAAGAGCAAGGTGGCACTTTGGCTGATTTACGCAAGACCATAGAATCATCTGGCGATAATTATCAAGCATACCGCGAAGAGATGCGCACAGAAATGACCACTCAACAAGTATTAAGGTCAAATGTTGAACGTCGAATTTATATCAGCCTCCAAGAAATCGAAAACTTACTCACAATTTTAGATCAGCAAGGCCAAACGAATGAAGAGTATGATATCGGCCACATTTTAATTGATTTACCGGTGGAAGGTTCAACTCAAGATATCGAAGATGCAAAAATTCGAGCAGAAAAAGTAATTAAACTTCTCAACGAAGGCAGTGAATTCAAACGCATCGCTATTGCTTCTTCAGGTGGCCAAAAAGCACTTGAAGGCGGTCAGCTAGGTTGGATGGGCATTAATGAAATGCCAACATTATTTGCTGAAGCGGTCAAAGGGAAAAAAGCTGGTGAGATCATTGGCCCACTTCGCTCAGGTGCTGGTTTTCACATTATCAAAATTCAAGAAATTCGTGGTCGCCAAGTAGTTGAAACTGTTGAAGTTCGCTCGCGCCATATCTTAATCAAACCGTCAATTATTGTCAGTGAAGAAAAAGCCAAAAGCATGCTTGAAGGCTTTGTCAAAGATTTAAACGCAGGCACAGCCGATTTTGCTGCACTTGCAAAAGAGCACTCTGAAGATCCGGGCTCAGCACTTAAAGGTGGCGAGTATGACTGGACCGACCCTACAACTTATGTTCCAGCATTCAGAGATGCATTACTGAGCCTTGAAAAAGATGAGCTTAGTCAGCCATTTCGTACCAACTATGGTTGGCACATAGTGCAGCTTTTAGGCAAACGCATTGCTGATAAAACAGAAATAGCCAAGCGTAACCGCGCACAACAAATGTTGTTTAATCGAAAATTTAAAGAAGAAAGCTTTGCTTGGCAGCAAGAAATTCGTGAGCAAGCTCACATTGAAATATTGGCTGACGAATAG
- the lptD gene encoding LPS assembly protein LptD, translating into MNKLWGLLLFSGFSQATNANTEATAQICDASPQTRAWQPLPGIAAKSMDIEADNVEVIGTQSAQFSGDVVINSPLMTLTAQSALIDKIQGLLDARGPITFEDNQSVITSSGLNANLGENSINLHGAEYRLTQQQGRGYAEKLAINENELNLFNGSFTTCPADSETWSIHASKIRLSQEEGWGETYGAVLKVYDTPLLYIPYFTYPINDKRKSGFLAPNIGSSDRYGLETKTPYYWNIAPNYDATITPRYMSNIGLQLQTEFRYLTEQHQGLIALEYLKKDDSEPTLDDRYLFHWQQSSKLSDNWRGMIDVTNISDDNYLTDLNSNYANKTDTQLYRTGLLTHLGERWQTDIKVQNFEVLGDHLSSYSAYPQISFNQTQAYQWQNINFTVDGELSHFKNNDLKKANNADKNVAKIYEATRLHIEPKAQYLYQDYAWSFLSELSLMQTNYQQKGDLTENGYQFDETVNRTLPKLRLYGQINFERDTDWLVEDGLQTLTPQLQYLYVPDKNQDNIGFYDTTRLQDDFFGLFRDKRYSGVDRIARANQFTLGATTRIFSNKNEELFNLSVGQIFYLSNEAKPSEQTAALIASEGSYNALFAGEAMLHWHRRWYLSSGVQYDTEGKQFIQSHVTLDYKGDDQQLVQVNHRFANDVSGNKIEQMGMFTSVPINQNWHFIASYHRDLETNRSVELLTGLQYESCCWAFQITGHRQIETDLNQSISGLNEQTAVFDSGIRFNFVFKGLGGKDSYDANKLLQQGIFNYRRPYFLNN; encoded by the coding sequence ATGAACAAACTCTGGGGCTTATTGTTGTTTTCTGGCTTTAGCCAAGCAACAAATGCCAACACTGAAGCGACAGCACAGATCTGTGATGCTTCCCCCCAAACCAGAGCATGGCAGCCACTTCCAGGAATTGCAGCGAAATCAATGGACATCGAAGCTGATAATGTAGAAGTAATCGGCACGCAAAGTGCGCAATTTAGTGGTGATGTGGTGATAAACTCACCATTAATGACTCTCACAGCTCAATCTGCCTTAATTGATAAAATTCAAGGTTTATTGGATGCCCGCGGCCCAATCACATTTGAAGATAATCAATCTGTCATTACCAGTTCAGGCTTAAATGCTAACTTAGGCGAAAACAGTATCAATTTGCATGGTGCTGAGTATCGTTTGACTCAACAACAAGGCCGAGGTTACGCTGAAAAATTAGCCATTAATGAAAATGAGCTCAATTTATTTAATGGTAGTTTTACGACCTGCCCAGCAGATAGCGAAACTTGGTCGATTCACGCATCGAAAATACGCTTATCCCAAGAAGAAGGTTGGGGAGAAACGTATGGTGCGGTATTAAAAGTGTACGATACACCACTTTTATATATCCCATATTTTACCTACCCAATTAATGATAAACGTAAATCAGGGTTTTTAGCGCCTAACATTGGCAGCTCCGACCGCTATGGCTTAGAAACAAAAACACCTTACTATTGGAATATAGCGCCTAATTATGACGCTACAATTACCCCTAGGTACATGTCCAATATTGGCCTTCAATTACAAACTGAATTTCGCTATTTGACTGAACAACATCAAGGTTTAATTGCCCTTGAGTATTTGAAAAAAGATGACTCTGAACCGACGTTAGATGATCGCTATTTATTTCACTGGCAACAAAGTTCTAAGCTCAGTGATAACTGGCGTGGCATGATAGATGTGACCAATATCAGTGATGATAACTATTTAACTGATTTAAATTCTAACTACGCCAATAAAACAGATACACAGCTTTATCGTACAGGATTGCTCACCCACCTAGGCGAGCGCTGGCAAACCGATATCAAAGTACAGAACTTTGAAGTACTCGGTGATCACTTAAGTTCGTACTCTGCCTACCCACAGATTAGCTTTAATCAAACACAAGCATATCAATGGCAAAATATAAACTTTACTGTCGATGGTGAGCTCAGTCATTTTAAAAATAACGACTTGAAAAAAGCCAACAACGCAGACAAAAACGTCGCCAAAATTTACGAAGCGACCCGTTTGCACATAGAGCCTAAAGCGCAATATTTATATCAGGACTATGCATGGTCTTTTTTATCTGAATTAAGTTTGATGCAAACTAATTATCAGCAAAAAGGTGATCTGACCGAAAATGGTTACCAATTTGATGAAACGGTTAACAGAACACTGCCTAAGTTACGCCTCTATGGCCAAATAAACTTTGAACGCGATACAGATTGGTTAGTTGAAGATGGATTACAGACTTTGACTCCTCAACTTCAATATCTGTATGTGCCAGATAAAAATCAAGATAACATCGGCTTTTACGATACCACCCGCCTACAAGATGATTTCTTTGGCTTGTTTAGAGATAAACGCTATTCGGGAGTGGACCGGATTGCTAGGGCGAATCAATTTACCCTTGGCGCAACAACGCGTATATTCAGTAATAAAAATGAGGAACTATTTAACCTAAGTGTGGGTCAGATATTTTACCTTTCAAACGAAGCGAAACCGTCAGAACAAACAGCGGCTTTAATTGCCTCAGAAGGTTCTTATAATGCACTTTTTGCAGGTGAAGCAATGCTGCATTGGCACCGCCGTTGGTATTTATCAAGTGGTGTGCAATATGACACAGAAGGTAAACAATTCATCCAATCTCATGTTACTTTAGACTACAAAGGTGACGATCAGCAGCTGGTACAAGTAAATCATCGCTTTGCAAATGATGTATCTGGCAATAAGATTGAGCAAATGGGTATGTTTACCAGTGTGCCAATTAATCAGAACTGGCATTTTATTGCGAGTTACCACCGTGATTTAGAAACAAATCGCAGTGTCGAATTGCTAACCGGACTGCAATATGAATCATGTTGTTGGGCATTTCAAATTACCGGACATAGACAAATTGAAACAGACTTAAATCAGTCTATTTCAGGACTTAACGAACAAACTGCCGTTTTTGATTCAGGAATTCGGTTTAATTTTGTATTTAAAGGACTCGGTGGAAAAGATAGTTATGATGCCAACAAGCTATTGCAGCAAGGTATTTTTAATTATCGTCGCCCGTACTTCCTAAATAACTAA
- a CDS encoding aminoglycoside phosphotransferase family protein → MNQRFDALQQFVHANCMGAHFTLEPITGDASFRRYYRLISAEQCGIVMDSDPSRVNNQPFVEYNQVFAEQGLRLPHILSADEAHGFFLLEDLGQTHLADLVNEPQIIKYYQQLIDLIPLIAKTPAVNSMKRYDTDFVNVELTIFQEWLVETFLEMALSHNEYEMWQAVTSLLTDNLLKQPQVTVHRDYHSRNLMFCQQQWVVIDYQDAVTGPVTYDLVSLLRDCYHQLPAEQFEVLFDYGYQALTSVGLLDGASKVEFTRWFDLVGLQRHLKAAGIFTRLAQRDQKPGYLSSILPTMSYITEISARYIELSALHQWLVKHIIPKLQEQL, encoded by the coding sequence ATGAATCAACGCTTCGACGCCTTACAACAGTTTGTTCATGCCAATTGCATGGGGGCTCATTTTACACTAGAGCCTATTACCGGAGATGCCAGTTTTCGACGTTATTATCGTTTAATCAGTGCTGAGCAGTGCGGTATTGTGATGGACTCAGATCCGTCTCGTGTCAATAACCAACCATTTGTTGAATATAATCAAGTCTTTGCTGAGCAAGGTTTGCGTTTACCGCACATTTTATCTGCTGATGAAGCTCACGGATTTTTTTTGCTAGAAGATTTAGGTCAAACGCATTTAGCTGATTTGGTTAATGAGCCACAAATAATAAAATATTATCAACAGCTGATTGATTTAATTCCTTTAATCGCTAAGACCCCAGCAGTCAATTCGATGAAGCGTTACGACACAGATTTTGTCAATGTAGAATTGACTATCTTTCAAGAGTGGTTAGTAGAAACATTTCTCGAAATGGCCCTCTCACACAATGAGTATGAGATGTGGCAAGCGGTCACAAGCTTGTTAACTGATAATTTATTAAAACAGCCACAAGTAACAGTCCATCGTGACTATCACAGCCGTAATTTGATGTTTTGCCAGCAGCAGTGGGTCGTGATTGATTATCAAGATGCAGTCACAGGCCCTGTTACCTATGATTTAGTGTCCTTATTGCGTGATTGCTACCATCAACTACCTGCTGAGCAATTTGAAGTGTTGTTTGATTATGGCTATCAGGCATTAACATCAGTGGGCTTATTGGATGGTGCGTCTAAGGTTGAGTTTACCCGTTGGTTTGATTTAGTCGGGTTACAGAGGCACCTTAAAGCTGCTGGAATTTTTACACGCTTAGCGCAGCGAGACCAAAAGCCCGGTTATTTATCATCAATTTTACCGACCATGAGTTATATCACTGAAATTTCAGCTCGATATATTGAACTATCAGCGCTGCATCAATGGCTGGTTAAGCACATCATTCCAAAACTCCAAGAGCAATTATGA
- the murU gene encoding N-acetylmuramate alpha-1-phosphate uridylyltransferase MurU: MKAMILAAGRGKRMMPLTAEQPKPMLKVNDRPLLDYHLSCLKAAGVTDVVINLAWCGDVIRAFCQQGQKWGLDIQYSPEPPEGLETAGGIIQALPLLGEEPFIVINGDVFTDYDAHSLIQLQIDPGHAHLVLIENPEHNPSGDFSLSHGMVKSEGEVCHTFAGIAVYHPTFFTGLSAEFRPLAPLLREKMAHNQVTGELYLGQWVDVGTPERLAQLDASQRTLL, encoded by the coding sequence ATGAAAGCGATGATTTTAGCGGCAGGAAGAGGGAAGCGCATGATGCCGCTGACTGCTGAGCAACCTAAGCCGATGTTAAAAGTAAATGACCGCCCTTTACTTGATTATCATTTATCATGCTTAAAAGCTGCAGGTGTGACAGATGTTGTTATCAATTTGGCTTGGTGCGGTGACGTTATTCGTGCTTTTTGTCAACAAGGCCAAAAATGGGGGTTGGATATCCAATACTCCCCGGAGCCACCTGAAGGGCTTGAGACCGCAGGTGGGATTATTCAGGCGTTGCCGTTATTAGGAGAAGAGCCCTTTATTGTAATCAATGGGGATGTATTCACCGATTATGATGCCCATAGTTTGATTCAGCTGCAAATTGATCCCGGCCATGCCCATTTAGTCCTTATCGAAAACCCAGAACATAACCCCTCAGGTGATTTTTCTTTATCTCATGGCATGGTAAAAAGTGAGGGAGAGGTATGCCACACTTTTGCGGGGATCGCCGTTTATCATCCAACATTTTTTACTGGATTGAGTGCTGAGTTTCGCCCATTAGCCCCGTTGCTACGAGAAAAAATGGCGCATAATCAGGTCACTGGTGAACTTTATTTAGGACAGTGGGTCGATGTGGGAACGCCCGAGCGTTTAGCACAGTTAGATGCAAGTCAGCGCACCTTGCTTTAA
- the djlA gene encoding co-chaperone DjlA: protein MWGKVLGTLFGFLFGRWLGAILGFYLGHMFDRSIKQNFDKAGGFQSLFSGEEVSERQALFFYTCFSVMGHIAKSNGRVSETHIKAAGLFMDEMQLSGESRQEAQDAFRAGKDNEFTFKETLQEFKRRFSGRYDLLQLFIEIQIQMAFCDGHLSESERELLQQAAKLLGFSQTHFNFILKRYQAEFKFSQQRQQSGDKQRQSTTQTSVMGRKQALDVLGVSDSASAAEIKKAYRKLMSQHHPDKLVSQGLPEHLMEVAKRKSQDIQAAYEYLKKHPA, encoded by the coding sequence ATGTGGGGAAAGGTTTTAGGCACTTTGTTTGGCTTTTTATTTGGTCGCTGGTTAGGTGCTATTTTAGGTTTTTATCTAGGTCATATGTTTGATCGTTCAATCAAGCAGAACTTTGATAAGGCGGGAGGATTTCAGTCCTTATTTAGTGGCGAAGAAGTCAGTGAACGCCAAGCGTTATTTTTTTATACCTGTTTTTCTGTGATGGGGCATATTGCCAAATCAAATGGTCGTGTCAGTGAAACGCATATCAAAGCGGCCGGATTGTTTATGGATGAAATGCAGCTATCAGGAGAGAGTCGGCAAGAGGCGCAAGATGCATTTCGTGCGGGAAAAGACAACGAGTTTACATTTAAAGAGACATTACAAGAATTTAAACGTCGCTTTTCGGGTCGTTATGATTTATTGCAGCTGTTTATTGAAATTCAAATTCAAATGGCATTTTGTGATGGTCACTTGTCTGAATCTGAGCGTGAGTTATTGCAACAAGCGGCCAAGCTATTAGGTTTTTCGCAAACACATTTCAATTTCATTCTAAAACGTTATCAAGCAGAGTTTAAATTTAGCCAGCAGCGTCAACAATCGGGCGATAAACAGCGTCAGTCGACGACCCAAACAAGCGTGATGGGGCGAAAACAGGCTTTAGATGTGTTGGGTGTTAGTGATTCAGCAAGTGCGGCAGAGATTAAAAAAGCGTATCGAAAATTAATGAGTCAGCATCACCCTGATAAACTTGTTTCACAAGGGTTACCAGAGCATTTGATGGAAGTGGCAAAACGAAAAAGCCAAGATATTCAAGCTGCATATGAATACCTTAAAAAGCATCCAGCGTAA
- a CDS encoding DUF3530 family protein, with product MKYLLIFLISFTVSATEISAPESLESVYQQDMFHYYRGDEIKMILAGETEFAVLFRDRTSAMAKGVVILLPDWHMPANNHYGLDYLRTELNEYGWVSYAMNIPDPIAFYNQDIQADPNMFHAPALAILNKDDLAAYKLQLLSRFKALYQSALNHPGFIIVIAQGASSSLLVEYFSEQAEEEVDAFVFLSSYLPDPELNYTLNQRFAKVSSPVLDIFSSEDSNLVKTTLQQRKKMATKEHKINYRQRELFSSQQNPRQQARLLKEIYGFLTKIGI from the coding sequence TTGAAATACTTACTCATCTTTTTAATTAGTTTCACAGTCAGTGCGACTGAAATTTCTGCGCCAGAGTCACTTGAAAGTGTGTATCAGCAAGATATGTTTCATTACTACCGTGGCGATGAAATTAAAATGATTTTGGCGGGTGAAACTGAATTTGCAGTACTGTTTCGCGACCGCACTTCAGCGATGGCAAAAGGAGTCGTCATTTTATTACCGGATTGGCACATGCCGGCTAATAATCATTATGGGCTTGATTATTTACGTACTGAATTAAATGAATACGGCTGGGTCAGTTACGCGATGAATATTCCAGATCCGATTGCCTTTTATAATCAGGATATCCAAGCCGATCCTAATATGTTTCACGCACCAGCATTAGCTATCTTAAACAAAGATGATTTAGCCGCTTATAAACTCCAACTGCTGAGTCGATTTAAAGCTTTGTATCAATCCGCTCTCAATCATCCAGGGTTCATCATTGTCATTGCTCAAGGAGCCTCAAGTAGTTTGTTAGTCGAGTACTTTTCAGAACAAGCTGAAGAAGAAGTGGATGCCTTTGTGTTTTTAAGTAGTTACTTACCAGATCCAGAACTCAACTACACGCTTAATCAACGCTTTGCCAAAGTCAGCTCGCCTGTCTTAGATATTTTTAGCAGTGAAGATAGCAATTTAGTCAAAACAACTCTGCAGCAGCGAAAAAAAATGGCCACCAAAGAACATAAAATTAATTACCGACAACGCGAGCTCTTTAGTAGTCAGCAAAATCCAAGGCAGCAAGCTCGCTTACTAAAAGAAATTTATGGATTCTTAACAAAAATTGGCATTTAA
- the rluA gene encoding bifunctional tRNA pseudouridine(32) synthase/23S rRNA pseudouridine(746) synthase RluA: MLLNYSPPMTPYLEIIYQDDDLLILNKPSELLTVPGKDPIHADSLEKRVQRVFPTAKIVHRLDMATSGLICMALHKAAHSHISRQFQDRKTKKRYIARVFGHLAEQTGSIDLPLICDWPNRPKQMVDFDHGKPSLTHWQVLNYEKNVTRVALTPITGRSHQLRVHMLSQGHVILGDRLYAHPDALAMAPRLQLHAEYLALSHPITENWLEFTAPCPF; the protein is encoded by the coding sequence GTGTTACTTAATTACTCTCCCCCGATGACCCCCTATCTTGAAATTATTTATCAAGATGATGACTTACTCATTTTAAACAAACCCAGCGAATTGCTGACTGTGCCAGGTAAAGATCCTATTCATGCTGATAGCTTAGAAAAACGCGTACAACGAGTTTTTCCAACCGCCAAGATTGTCCATCGTCTCGATATGGCCACTTCTGGACTGATTTGCATGGCGCTTCATAAAGCCGCTCACAGTCACATCAGCCGACAATTTCAAGACCGAAAAACCAAAAAACGCTACATCGCACGGGTATTTGGACACCTCGCTGAGCAGACTGGTAGTATTGATTTACCCCTTATTTGTGATTGGCCAAATCGCCCAAAACAAATGGTTGATTTTGACCATGGCAAGCCATCATTAACCCATTGGCAAGTGCTTAATTATGAAAAAAATGTCACTCGAGTTGCTCTGACCCCCATCACAGGTCGCTCTCACCAACTTCGTGTCCACATGCTCTCACAAGGTCACGTCATTTTGGGTGACCGACTATATGCTCATCCAGATGCACTCGCAATGGCCCCTCGCCTTCAACTCCATGCTGAATATTTAGCGCTGAGCCACCCCATCACAGAAAATTGGCTTGAATTTACGGCTCCTTGTCCGTTTTGA